ACTCCCAGACGTGGGAGCAGCTGGGCACACTGCAGCTGCTGGCACAGAGGGGCTACCGGGCCGTGGCCCTTGACCTCCCAGGTGAGAGCCCCCACCCCTGGGTCTAAGGAGGTAACATGCAGCAGGGACATGGGGACAGCATGCCAGAGGGGAGAACTGGAGGGGTAGGAAAGGCCTAAGGTATGGCTGGGGAGCATCTGGACCCCAGTGTCTGAACAAGCAGTGGCAAGTCACAACACAAAGTGTCAACACGAAAagctctgtgtttttattttctaccttGAAAACTACAGTGTGGATTGTTGCATGTCACAGAGCAGTTAGCAACATGACCTGCCTCACAAGCGATTGCATGGGGAGATCTCACTGTCCTTTTTATGACAAACTAGgtagctttttgtttttcagctaTACAAATGATTTTTGCTATTATTCTTGTCATTAAAAAATCAACCAAGAGTGATGCCCTCAGAGACCCATGCCatgtttctctccctctcacttcTCTAAGCAGTTTGAGGGTTCCAGGTCCTCTTTGGACGTTTCCATACCTAGAGATACAGGGTTGTTTGGTGGGGGCTGcaaacatgactggtgtcctgcCAGCTTAGTGAATCTTTCTGCGGCCTGGTTTTCTTCTCCTCTACCATGTCTCATGGgtcatgccaggcactgtgaccCTCCCTCTCCGTAGTGTGTGCCATCAGAGGGATGAACAGGTTTTATCTGGCCACTCCTCGACTGGTGGCTGTGTAGGCGCTTTAGAGTTTTCAGTGTCAGTTGAAATGCTCAAGTAAGGAAGCTGAAGCATCTTTGGACATGCTTCTTTGAGCATGTGGGCAATAATTTCTGTAGGGTAGCCATCAAGGCCAGTTGATGGGTCGAAGGACACACATTTAAAGTTTGTTGACGAATATTATCTTACCCTCCAAAAATGCTGTGTGGATTTACCCTCCAGTCATGTACAAAAGTGTCCATTTTTCCACATCTTCCTTAACACTGtgtattatcagtctttttagTTTTGCCAGCATGGTGAATGAAAGATGGTTTTCTAGAAGCCCTATCACAGTACAAAAATAACGTCTAGGAAGTCTGGGGTAGCAGATGCTATATGCCACTGCCTCCCATCTCTTTCCCCCACTATGGTGGGCAGGAAGTCCTGacctccttcccagcctccctcagcTGGTGCCTTCTGCTGTTCCCAGGTTTTGGGAACTCGGCACCTTCGAAGGAGGCAAGCACAGAGGCAGGGCGGGCACAGCTGTTGGAGCGAGTGCTGCAGGACCTAGAGGTGCAGAATGTCGTGTTGGTGAGCCCTTCACTGAGTGGCTGCTATGCCCTGCCCTTCCTGATGCAAGGCCACCACCAGCTGCATGGATTCGTGCCCATTGCACCTGCCTCCACCCAGAACTACACCCAAGAACAATTCCAGGCCGTGAAGGTACTGGGAGGAGGGTCTCCAAAAGTCCTGGCTTCCTGTCCCTGGCTCAAGTCTTGGGGGGAAAGGCCTCAGGTCTTACTTGGAGGACACATGGCCCCATCCTTGATCTGGATGGGAGAGATGGGGTGTATAGGGAAGATTTCCTAAGGAGGTGGCTTGAGGGCCAGTCCCCATCAGGCCCCAGGATCACAGCCCCTTGCCTTGCCCTGCAGACCCCGACTCTCATCCTGTATGGGGAGCTGGACCACGTCCTGGCTTGGGAGTCACTGCGGCAGCTCCGCCACCTGCCTAACCACTCCGTGGTGAAGCTGCGCGATGCAGGCCATGCCTGCTACCTCCACAAACCACAAGACTTCCACCTCGTCCTCCTTGCCTTCCTTGACCATCTGCCTTGAGCTCACCCACTGTCCaggccccaggcctggcctgaGCTTGGAGGATCTGGACCAGTCTCCACCAGGGAGGCAGCCCCTGGGGTtggagggcagaggccagagggcCAGGCCCAGTCAGGACCTCTCATTTCATCTCAGAGGCAcaataaaaaaagcatttttgtCATGCCTAGGGAGTGACAGGTCCTGTTTCCTGGCGTTGCTGCAGGTGGGGTTAGAGCTGGAGGCAAGACTGGGACTGCTTTGGGACTGAGAGCTGGAGGGATTGCTCCAGCAGCCTGAGAAGGCTAAGGACATGTGCTACGTACTAGTTGGCTGCTGAGTGGCTactctgactcagtttcctcatctgtaaaatgggcgtgATGGTAACACCTAGCTCAGAAAGTGGTTTTAGGATTGAGTCTGGTTAAGCAGAGCACTTGGCCATA
This is a stretch of genomic DNA from Balaenoptera musculus isolate JJ_BM4_2016_0621 chromosome 11, mBalMus1.pri.v3, whole genome shotgun sequence. It encodes these proteins:
- the LOC118903160 gene encoding protein ABHD14A isoform X4 yields the protein MPVSPTVVQTSMTRSQVALLGLGLLFMLLLYVGLPGPPEQTSWLWGDPNVTILAGLTPGSSPIFYREVLPLHRARRVDVVLLHGKAFNSQTWEQLGTLQLLAQRGYRAVALDLPGFGNSAPSKEASTEAGRAQLLERVLQDLEVQNVVLVSPSLSGCYALPFLMQGHHQLHGFVPIAPASTQNYTQEQFQAVKTPTLILYGELDHVLAWESLRQLRHLPNHSVVKLRDAGHACYLHKPQDFHLVLLAFLDHLP